From Enhydrobacter sp., the proteins below share one genomic window:
- a CDS encoding CoA transferase → MNGKPLAGIRVLTLEQFGAGPYGTMFLAELGAEVIKVEPPDGDPSRHVGPYKLGANDSEYFQAWNLGKKSVTIDLKTAEGRRQFEVLAKTADCVVNNLRGTQPAKLGIDYASLAPLKPSIVCLHISAYGRAGERADWPGYDFLMQAEAGLMELTGDPEGPPTRVGVSLIDSMSGLTGVVGLLACLLRARTTGRGGDVETCLFDVAMHQLTYPGVWYLNEGDVSPRVPRSAHLSLAPVQTFPTRDGWIFVMCMTQKFWLSLVEAMDRRDLLDDPRFADPNTRARNRAELTDMLDPSFRARTTGEWLAAFNGLLPAAPVHRLDQALDGAFPRNTGMVSSVPHPARGALRVIANPIRVDGARLSQSACSPLGADNETYLDKST, encoded by the coding sequence ATGAACGGAAAGCCGCTCGCCGGGATACGTGTTCTGACGCTCGAGCAGTTCGGCGCGGGACCTTACGGCACGATGTTCCTGGCCGAGCTCGGCGCCGAGGTGATCAAGGTCGAGCCGCCCGACGGCGATCCCTCGCGCCACGTCGGGCCCTACAAGCTCGGTGCCAATGACAGCGAGTATTTCCAGGCCTGGAACCTCGGAAAGAAGAGCGTGACCATCGACCTCAAGACAGCGGAAGGGCGCCGGCAGTTCGAGGTGCTGGCGAAGACGGCGGACTGCGTGGTCAACAATCTGCGTGGCACCCAGCCGGCCAAGCTCGGCATCGACTATGCGAGCCTCGCGCCTCTGAAGCCGTCGATTGTCTGCCTGCACATCTCGGCCTACGGCCGCGCCGGCGAGCGCGCCGACTGGCCGGGCTACGACTTCCTGATGCAGGCCGAGGCCGGCCTGATGGAGCTGACCGGCGATCCGGAGGGACCGCCGACACGCGTGGGCGTGTCGCTGATCGACAGCATGAGCGGCCTCACCGGTGTCGTCGGCCTGCTCGCCTGCCTGCTGCGCGCGCGCACCACGGGGCGGGGCGGCGACGTCGAGACCTGCCTGTTCGACGTCGCCATGCACCAGCTCACCTATCCCGGCGTGTGGTATCTCAACGAAGGCGACGTCTCGCCGCGCGTGCCGCGCAGCGCACATCTTTCGCTGGCGCCCGTGCAGACGTTTCCGACCCGGGACGGCTGGATCTTCGTCATGTGCATGACCCAGAAGTTCTGGCTGTCGCTGGTCGAGGCGATGGACCGAAGGGATCTGCTGGACGATCCGCGCTTTGCCGATCCCAACACGCGGGCGCGCAATCGCGCCGAGTTGACCGACATGCTCGACCCAAGCTTCCGCGCGCGCACGACCGGCGAGTGGCTCGCGGCGTTCAACGGCCTGTTGCCGGCCGCACCGGTCCACCGCCTCGACCAGGCGCTCGACGGCGCCTTTCCGAGGAACACGGGCATGGTGTCGTCGGTGCCGCATCCGGCGAGGGGTGCCTTGCGCGTGATCGCTA
- a CDS encoding acyl-CoA dehydrogenase family protein, with product MHKIDAADEAQLFATIDRWIEREVAPRVKEFDHADRWPAEIVEQMKELGLFGATVSPEHGGLGLPATTYAEIVMRISSVWMAITGIFNSHLMLALAVEKFGTEPQKRHWLPKFASGEVRGGLALTEPDAGTDLQAIRMTARRRGDHYVINGTKTWISNGVEGSCFALLVKTNPEASPRYSGMSLFIAPKGPGFRVGRKLEKLGYKSIDSGELIFEDYEIPADHLIGEVEGRGFTQVAGGLELGRINVAARGVGIAEGALRLATSYAQLRKTFGKPIIEHQAIALKIGEMATRARAARLLTLDAAGAFDRGERCDMEAGMAKYFASEAALENSTESMRIHGAYGYSKEYDIERLYRDAPLTCIGEGTNEMQRLIIARQWARRNAVI from the coding sequence ATGCACAAGATCGACGCGGCCGACGAGGCGCAGCTGTTCGCGACCATCGACCGCTGGATCGAGCGCGAGGTGGCGCCCCGGGTCAAGGAATTCGACCACGCCGACAGATGGCCCGCCGAGATCGTCGAGCAGATGAAGGAGCTCGGCCTGTTCGGCGCGACCGTGTCGCCGGAGCATGGCGGGCTCGGCCTGCCGGCCACCACCTACGCCGAGATCGTCATGCGGATCTCTTCGGTCTGGATGGCGATCACCGGCATCTTCAACTCCCATCTGATGCTGGCGCTGGCGGTCGAAAAGTTCGGCACCGAACCGCAGAAGCGGCACTGGCTGCCGAAGTTCGCCTCGGGCGAGGTGCGGGGTGGGCTCGCCTTGACCGAACCGGATGCGGGGACGGATCTGCAGGCGATCCGCATGACGGCACGCCGGCGGGGCGACCACTACGTCATCAACGGCACCAAGACCTGGATCAGCAATGGCGTCGAGGGATCGTGCTTTGCACTTCTCGTGAAGACCAATCCGGAGGCCAGTCCGCGCTACTCCGGCATGAGCCTGTTCATCGCGCCCAAGGGACCGGGCTTCCGGGTCGGCCGCAAGCTGGAGAAGCTCGGCTACAAGTCGATCGATTCGGGCGAGTTGATCTTCGAGGACTACGAGATCCCGGCCGACCATCTGATCGGCGAGGTCGAGGGTCGAGGCTTCACCCAGGTTGCCGGCGGTCTCGAGCTGGGACGAATCAACGTGGCGGCGCGCGGCGTCGGCATCGCCGAGGGGGCGCTCAGGCTCGCCACCAGCTACGCGCAACTGCGCAAGACCTTCGGCAAGCCGATCATCGAGCACCAGGCCATCGCGTTGAAGATCGGTGAGATGGCGACGCGTGCCCGCGCCGCTCGACTGCTGACACTCGACGCGGCGGGTGCGTTCGACCGCGGCGAGCGCTGTGACATGGAAGCCGGCATGGCGAAATACTTCGCCTCGGAGGCGGCGCTGGAGAACAGCACCGAATCGATGCGCATCCACGGCGCCTACGGCTACTCCAAGGAATACGACATCGAGCGGCTCTACCGCGACGCGCCTCTGACCTGCATCGGGGAGGGCACCAACGAGATGCAGCGCCTGATCATCGCCCGCCAGTGGGCGCGGCGGAACGCCGTCATATGA
- a CDS encoding mismatch-specific DNA-glycosylase, producing MLSCRTVTAATKTRSNPRSHLVPDLLAPGLDLVFCGTAPSPASYRARAYYANPGNAFWATLHAVGLTPEKLAPGRYPELLTWGIGLTDLNKTEYGSDHELSPQAMDARALRRKLRRYRPAAVAFTSKHAACLGLGARFVEYGRQPEQLEGAAVFVLASPSGRARSFWTLAPWRAAADFVAERRRLRERAA from the coding sequence ATGCTATCGTGCCGCACCGTGACCGCCGCGACGAAGACGAGGAGCAACCCGCGCAGCCATCTCGTGCCCGACCTGCTGGCGCCGGGCCTCGACCTGGTGTTCTGTGGGACCGCTCCGAGCCCGGCGTCCTATCGGGCGCGCGCCTACTACGCCAACCCGGGCAACGCGTTCTGGGCGACGCTCCATGCCGTGGGCCTCACGCCCGAGAAGCTGGCGCCCGGGCGCTATCCCGAGCTGCTGACTTGGGGCATCGGCCTCACCGACCTGAACAAGACCGAGTACGGCTCGGATCACGAACTGAGCCCGCAGGCGATGGACGCCCGGGCGCTGCGCCGCAAGCTGCGCAGGTACAGGCCGGCGGCGGTCGCCTTCACCAGCAAGCACGCCGCCTGTCTCGGCCTCGGCGCCAGATTCGTGGAATACGGCCGACAGCCGGAACAGCTGGAGGGCGCGGCCGTCTTCGTGCTCGCCTCGCCGTCGGGCCGTGCGCGCTCGTTCTGGACGCTTGCGCCCTGGCGGGCAGCGGCGGATTTCGTCGCCGAAAGACGCAGGCTGCGCGAACGCGCGGCCTAG
- a CDS encoding metallopeptidase family protein, which yields MPVFTNPRRTPCFGVAPTLEDIEAIAAEALATIPEEFRRHVGNVRIQVDDFPSDEIEKAMELDSPFDLLGLYQGVSMMERGASHIANDIDRIFLYRRPILDYWCESDEDLPHIIRHVLIHEIGHHFGLSDDDMEAIEAKAEEESRRVQPGA from the coding sequence ATGCCGGTCTTCACCAATCCGCGGCGCACGCCCTGCTTCGGCGTCGCGCCGACCCTGGAGGACATCGAAGCGATCGCCGCCGAGGCGCTCGCGACGATCCCCGAGGAGTTCCGCCGGCATGTCGGCAATGTGCGCATCCAGGTCGACGACTTCCCGTCGGACGAGATCGAGAAGGCGATGGAACTCGACTCGCCGTTCGATCTGCTCGGCCTCTATCAGGGCGTGTCGATGATGGAGCGCGGAGCGAGCCACATCGCCAACGACATCGATCGCATCTTCCTCTATCGCCGACCGATCCTCGACTACTGGTGCGAATCGGACGAGGACTTGCCGCACATCATCCGGCACGTGCTGATCCACGAGATCGGCCATCATTTCGGCCTGAGCGACGACGACATGGAGGCGATCGAGGCGAAGGCGGAAGAAGAATCGCGTCGCGTCCAGCCCGGCGCCTGA
- a CDS encoding 4a-hydroxytetrahydrobiopterin dehydratase encodes MTARLTGAARNDALATLNGWNEVAGRDAIQKSFKFADFSQAWSFMTRVALAAEKADHHPEWFNVYNRVDIVLSTHDAGGLSEKDISLARFVDSVA; translated from the coding sequence ATGACCGCCAGGCTCACCGGCGCGGCGCGCAACGACGCGCTCGCCACGTTGAACGGCTGGAACGAAGTCGCCGGCCGCGACGCCATCCAGAAGAGCTTCAAGTTCGCCGACTTCAGTCAGGCCTGGAGCTTCATGACGCGCGTGGCTCTCGCCGCCGAGAAGGCCGACCACCATCCCGAATGGTTCAATGTCTACAACCGGGTCGACATCGTGCTCAGCACGCACGACGCGGGCGGGCTCAGCGAGAAGGACATCTCGCTGGCCCGCTTCGTCGATTCCGTGGCGTGA
- a CDS encoding DUF3297 family protein has product MTETTLPDRLSTNPKSPYYDEALLSRGVGIRFDGQEKTNVEEYCVSEGWIRVAVGKTVDRRGNPLTIKLTGKVEPYLQK; this is encoded by the coding sequence ATGACCGAAACCACCTTGCCCGATCGCCTGTCGACGAACCCCAAAAGCCCCTATTACGACGAGGCGCTGCTCTCGCGCGGCGTCGGCATCAGGTTCGATGGCCAGGAAAAGACCAACGTCGAGGAATATTGCGTGAGCGAGGGTTGGATTCGCGTCGCTGTCGGCAAGACGGTCGACCGGCGCGGCAATCCGCTCACCATCAAGCTGACGGGCAAGGTGGAACCCTATCTGCAGAAGTGA